Sequence from the Nocardia brasiliensis genome:
CTCGCCGATCATCTGGCCGAGGTGCCCGCGCTGGTGTTCGTCTGCTCGCTCGGCCGCCCGCCGGAGCCCGCCGCGCCGCCGCGCCTGGCCAGCTTCTACGGATCGATCTATCCCGCGGTGTGGAACTTCATGCTGGCGTTGCGCACCCGCGGACTCGGATCCTGCCTGACCACCGCGCACCTGGCCTACGAACGGGAAATCGCGGAGCTGCTCGGGATTCCGTACGACGAGGTGGCCCAGGTGGCCATGGTGCCGGTCGCGCATCTGCTGCCCGGCCGCGACCGGCCGGGGCGGCGCACCCCGGCCGCCGAGCTGACCAGCTGGGACCGGTGGGCGTGACCGGCCCGCTGGCCTCGATCGCGCGGATAGTGCGGTTCACCGCGGTGATGTACAAGCCGCACTATCTGCTCTACGGCGTGCTGTGGGTGCTGGCGCTGGAGGGCACGGCTTCGCTGGTGACACAGCCGGATTCGGCGTGGCGGCCGACCTGGCACACCGTGCTCCGGATCGTCGTCGTCGCGTTCGTGCTGCTGTACCTGCGCATGGTCGACGAGCAGAAGGACCTCGAGTACGACCGCGTGCACAATCCGGACCGGCCGCTGGTGACCGGCGCGGTGAGCGCGGGAGAGCTGCGGGCGGCGATGGGTGTCATCGCCGTCGGCGCGATCGCGGGCAGTCTCGTGCTTTCGGTCGGTTCGGCCGTGATGATCGCCGTGGCAATGGCTTACGGGTTGGCGCTGTGGGGCATGGAGCGCCTGTCCGGCACGGTGCGCGACGCGATCATGGTGAACCTGATCGTCACCTACCCCGTGCAGCTGCTCGTGACCGCCTACGTGGTGGTTTCGGCCATCGACACCGGTGAGGTCCGGGCGCATTGGCAGGCCGCGGCCGTGGCCGTCGTGTTCGCGGGCGCGTTCCTGCAATTCGAATTCGCCAGGAAGACTTCGCGGGAGCGCCGGCCGGGCGAGATGCTGTACTCGAACGCGCTGGGCGCCAACGGGAGTGTGGCGGCGATGCTGGCGTGCGCGGCGATCGCGGTGCTGTGCGACATCTTGCTGGTCCGACCGTGGGACTTCGCGGTGCCCGCGGCGTCGGTCGCGTGGGTGCCGGTGGCGTTGCTGTCGCTGCCGCTGCTCGGTGCGGTGAAGTTCCTGCGTTCGACGCGGACCGACTATCCCTTCGGGCCCGCGGTGCTGTTCATCCTGTCGTTGTATCTGACCTTGATCGTGCAGGCGTTGCTGCTGCCGTAGCGAACTCGTGCCGGTGCGGTCGGCCGTGTCGGCCGTTGTCGCGGGGGAATACCAGGGACGATCGGAGTTTCGGCGTCACACCACGGAAGAGAGGATCGCTGTGAGTATCCTGCTGAAGCGGATCGGCGGAGGTGGCTGTCTGGTCACACTCGCCTCCGGATTGCTGATCGCGGGCTCGGGGTCCGCGCAGGGCGACCCCGGCGCGTGCTACATCGACCAGGGGCTGACCGACGCGGTCGCGCGATGCCACGATGGGGACGGCGCCTCCGTCCTGGAGATCGAATGCGTCGGCCTGATGACACCGAGTACGCCGGACGGCCAGATCTTCGGCGCGTACTCGGGCACGGATTCCGTGCCTTCCCCGGTCGGCCAGCCCATGCGCGCCTCGTGCATCTCCGACGACACCCTCGGCTTCACCACCCGAGCCTTCGTCACCCCGAAGTAGCCGACCACTCATCGGGCACCCCGCAACGAAGCGGGTTGGCCCCTCCTAATTCCCTTGTACCACAACCAGATACGCGGGAAGGCATGTCGTGTGGGCCCAACTCGCTCGGCTACCACCGGAACGGATTACGCCGCCGGGGCGGCGGCGCGGATGTGTCCAGTCGCGCACCCGCACGAGTCCACCTGTCGACCAGGCGGCGGTGCGCGTCCGACTCGCAGTGCAGCACCACCCGGAACCCTCTCGGCGTAGGCGAGGTGACTCCGGAGCCGGTCGAAACCAGCCCCGACGGCTCCGCCGATTCCTGTCTGATGAATTCGAGTCTGTCGATCAGAACAGCCAAGGCCGCCTTGTCTTTCGCCAAGGTCGCATCCGCGTGCCACACCGAGACCGCGTATCCCTGCGGACGGGCGGCAGCCAATCATCGAGATCTGTCATGCATTCATCGAAGGCAGCCCAGTTCTGCCCGAAATACCAGGGAAACTGGAACGCGGCCGCGAACTCCGCGAACAGTTCGGTGGTCGTCCGCATTCGCTGACCGCGGACGTGTACAACCCGGTACCCCTCGTCCGCCACGCGGCCTTCCGTTTGACTGAAATCTGCCAGGCGTGCCTGCACGACCTCGAAGGGCAGGTCCGATGACCGGTCGACCATTGTTACCTCCGGAGCGTTGGGTGGGGCTCTTCGGGGCAGGGAGTTGTGGTGCGGTCGGGAGTCGGGCTCGTGTCGTCGACTGTAGCCAGGTGGTGGAGTGTCGGCGGGACAGCGGGCCGCGGGTGCTCAACTCATTTTGGTCGCGGTGAGCATGACGGTTGTGTAGTGGCAGACGAAATTGCCGCCGGATCGGTCTATGACCGCGCCTAGTTCGGTGCGGACCTCGTTGAGTGCGGTTTGCGGTAGGCGGGTGGTGGCGCCGGTGGTGGCGGCGTAGTCGAGCCATTCGTCGCGGGTGTAGGGCTGGGTCCATTCGAAGCTCCGGTGCTGTGGCTCGTCGAATGCGGCCGTCGCGCGGATGCCGTCGGCGGCCTTGTCACACATCGCGGTGTACATCTCGACGCCGGACATCTTGGGGAGACGGGCGATCGGGGAGTCGGGGAACATCCGCCGGAACACGTCGGTGAGCGCCTGTTCGAGTGCGGGCGGTGGTTGCTGCACGTTCCAGAACAGGGCGAGGGTGCCGCCGGGACGCAGCGCGGCGGCCGCTTTGTGCGCGCCCGCGACGGGATCGACCCAGTGCCAGGTCTGCCCGGCGACGACCGCGTCGAAGGCGCGTCCCGCCGGATCCCAGTTCTCGAAGGTGGCCACCTCGACCTCGGTGCCGGTGCGTCGCGCGAATTCGGCCATGCGCGAATCGGGTTCGACGCCGAGCACGGTACAGCCCGCGGCCTGGAACTGTCGCGCGACGATGCCGGTGCCGATACCCACGTCGAGGACATCGCGCCCCCGCCCGGCCGCGACGACCGCCGCGATCAGCTCGGCCGGATAGCGCGGGCGGGAACGGTCGTAGCGTGCGGCGTCGACACCGAACGATTCCGCGATCGCGCGGGCCTGATGTGCTTGCGGTTCGGCCGAGGGTGATTGCTCAGACGGTATAGTGGGCATGTGCCCACTATAAGTGGGCACATGCCCACTCGACAAGGGGTGGGCACGTCGACGAAGGAGACACACGGTGCCAACGGGAGTAGCGATGCGTGACGTGCGCGCACAGCTGTTCGACGCCGCCGAGCGGATCTTGCGCGAGGCCGGCCCGAGCGCGCTGACCAGCCGCGCGGTGACCACCGAGGCGGGGTGTGCGAAGGGCGTGCTGCACCGGCACTTCACCGACTTCGACGATTTCCTTGCCGAGCTGGTGCTGGATCGGGCCGCGAAGATCGAACAGCTCGCCGCGGGCTTGCAGGTGTCGGCGGGTAGCGGTGCGGTCGTCGAGAACCTCTCGGACGCACTGAGATCGGTGTTCGAGTCGGTCGCGGTGGCGATCGTCGCGCTGGTCGCGTTCCGGGACGAGCTGCGCGCCAGGCTACGTCAGCGCTGGCCGATCGGGCTGCCGCTGATGGCGGAGGCGACGGCCATGATCGGCGGCTACCTCACGGCCGAACGCGCGCACGGCCGGATCGCCGCGGCCGCCGACATCGACGCGCTCGCACTGGCTTTGATCGGCACCGGGCATCTGTTGTTCGCCGACCGCACGGGCCCGCCGCCGGATGACGCCGCCGTCACCAGGGCGGTGACGACGGTCGTCGGCGGTGCGCTGGCCGCCGAGTAACGGCGCGTACGTGTCAGGCTTCAGCTCGGCACGGCTTCCAAAATATTGTCCGGTGACACCGTCGGAATCACCCGCTGCAACGTGAAGCCGTAGCGCGCCAAGAACTCTCGATACTCCGCGGCCGTGCGTTCGCGCCCGCCGACGTTGACCAGCATCTCCAGATCGACGAACTTGCCCGGATGCGGGCGGTGATTCTCCGGCAGCACCAGTTCGACGATCACCAGGCGCGCATCGGGTTTCATCGCCGCGCGGACCGCGCCCAGAATGCATCCCGCGTCCTGCTCCGGCCAGTCGTGCAGGATGTGCTTGAGGATGTAGACGTCGCCGCCCTGCGGGACGGTGTCGAAGAACGAGCCGCGCTCGATGGTGCAGCGCTCGGCCACGCCGCGGACGGCCAGATGCGCGGCCGCGGCCTCGGCGACCTCCGGCAGATCGAACAGGATTCCGGTGGATCGCGGTGCGCCGCGCAGGATTTCGGCGATGAGCGTGCCCTCCCCGCCGCCGATGTCCACCACGGTGTCGATGCGGGTGAAGTCGTAGGCCGCGAGCAGCGGACCGAGCGAGAGGGTGCCGATGCTGGTCATCGCGTTGTCGAAGAGCTTGCCGAGCTGCCGGTTCGCCTGCACGTGTTCGAAGAACGACATGCCGTGCAGCGCTTGGCCGACCGGCTTGCCGGTGCGCACCGCGTCGACCAGATGGGACCAGTGGTCGCGGTGCAGTGCGGAGCCGAAGAACAGCGCGGCGTCGCGCAGCGAGACGGCGCTGTCGCTACGCAATGCCTTGGCCATCGGCGTGAGCGCGTACCTGCCGTCCCGGCGGCGGGCGAAGATGCCGTGCGCGATGAGCAGCCGCAGCAGCCGGTGCAGCCCGTCCTCGTCGGCCCCGATCCGTTCGGCCAGTTCGGCGCCGGTGCGCGGGCCGTCGGCGAGCGCGTCGGCGACGCCGAGTTCGGCGGCGGCGTGGATCGCCTGGGTGAGCCAGCCCGCGGCGAGCAGTTCCATCACCGCGATATGGCCGGGGACCAGCTTGCGATAGGCGACGGCCACCCCGTAGCGGATCAGCTCGACGGCGCGGACCACCACGTGCGGTGGAGTTCTCGATTGCCCGGATGCCATGGGTGGCTCCATCCCCTCGACGGTCGGCACCGCCGTGTCGGACCGGTGCCCGTGCGGCGTGTCGCCGCACCAGCGCTCATCGAGCTCCGCGCTGGTGCGCTGTGAACAAACGCGCCCCACGTAGCGTACGTGGTCGAGGTACGGCCGGCGGGCGATCCGAACGTCGTTCGAGCGCGACCCTCAGAACGTCCAGCGGGTGGCACCGCCGGGATCCACCGTGGACACCGCGGTGGCCGACTGAGCCGTGATCCGATAGACGTGCCACGGCGGCGAGCCCGCCGACGGCGCACTGTAGGCGGCGGTGAGTGCCAGTCCGGTCGCGTCCGGCGCGGCGGGCCATCCGTCGGCGGCGTACTTCGCGGCGACCGCGGCCACCACCGCCGGGTCGGTGACCTGGCTCGCTGTGCCCTCGACGGCGAGATCGAAGTCGTGCAGCGAGAGGCTGACCGCGCAGCGCGGATCGCGAGCGAGGTTGCGGCCCTTGCGGCTTCGCGCACCCGTCGTGAACACGAGCGTGCCCTCGTGCCACAGCGCGCCGACCGCGGTCATGTGCGGGCGGCCGTCCGGGTCGATCGTGGTGAGCCAATAGGTGTGGCGGTTCGGGCCGCCGGTATCGGGTGCCTGGGGAATGTTCTGCTCGAGCGCGGCCTGGATGTTCGCCCAATCCAGCGCGGGCACCGAGTAGAGGTCTGCGAGGTTCTTGGTATCCATACCTCTGCTGACGAGATCGCGCGGCCGATTTCATCGGTCACGGCGCGAGGTGCAACACCACCGGGATCCGCGTCGGCGCGGGCACGAAATCGCGGTTCGACGCGGTGACCTGGTAGAGCGGGTCGGCGACGGGCTGCCAGCGGGCGAAGAGCGCGGCGGTGGCCAGGGTGATGGTCATCAGGGCGAAGCCGCTGCCAGGGCAGTGCCGATGGCCGACGCCGAACGGCAGAATCGCCTTCTTGTCGATCTCCTCGACCCGGTCGGGCAGCCACCGGCCGGGGTCGAAGGTTTCCGGGTCGGGGTAGTGGCGCGGGTCGTGGTGGATCAGGTACGGGCTGAACGCCACGGTCGCGCCGTCGGGCAGGATCGTCTCGCCCAGCGTGATCGGCCCATCGGCGGTCTGCGTGCTGACCCACGGACCCCAGTAGCGCAGCGTCTCCATGATGACCGCGCGCAGGTAGGGCAGGCGCGTGACGTGTTCGGCGGTGACCGGTCCCGAGCCGACGACTTCGCGTATCTCCCTGCGTATTTCGGCGGCGATCCGGGGTTGGCGCATGATCTCGTGGCACACCCAGCCGAGGATCGATGCGGTCGAGCCGACACCGGCGGCGAGCATCAGCAGCAGTTCGTCGATGATCTCCTCGTCGGTGAGCCGGACTCCGGTCTCGGGGTCACGATGGCGGACCAGCTCGGAGAGCACGTCGTGGAAATCGCGGTCGGCGCGGCGATATTCGGCGACCACGGTGCCGAGTTGGGCGCGTAGCCGGCGCGCCGTGCGGGCGAAGCGGCGGTTGGCCAGTGGCCGCATCCCGCGGATCGGGGCAGGTAGCGCGGCCCGTTGGATCACCTGGCCGAGCAGCCACGGGATGTTCTGCTGCACTTCGTGTTTGGCCTGAGCGCCGAATTCGGCGGTGAACAAGGTCGAGGAGATGATGTCGAGCACCACGCGGTGTGCCTCGTCGGCGAGGTCGAGCTGTTGTCCCGGCCGCAGTGACGCCGACCAGGTGTTCGCGAGATCGGCCGCGACCACGGCGTATTCGTGCAGCCGGCGCTGCCGCAGGGCGGGCGCGATCATCCGGCGGCGCAACTCGTGCGGCTTACCGCTGAGCACATTGGACGCCTCGCGGATGACCCCCTCGATCGCCTCGCGCAGCTCCTCGCGATGGAATCGGCCCGCCTCGCCGAAACCCACCGCGCGGATCAACTCCGGGGTGGTGAGCAGATAGACCGGGCGTGACCCGAGATAGATCCGCACGATCGGCCCGAGTTCGGCAAGGCCGGTGACGAAACGCGGTCCGTCGCGCAGCACGACCGCGGTGTGGCCGAGCAGCGGTCGCCGGTGCGGCGCGGTGGGCACGTTCGGAACAGGCGGTGGCACAGCGGATTCGGCAGCGGTGCTCAGCTCGCCGTAGACCGCCAGGATCGCGGCGGTGAGCCGGGATTGGCGCGCGACGTCGGTGCGCTCGGTGAGGATCTTGCGCATCGGCGCCAGCAATTCGGGGTCGTCGGCCAGTTCCCGCAGGGTCGCGGCGATCGCCGCCACCGACGGGTCGGCGGTGCGGACGCCGCCGCCCTCGGGCACGGTCTCGGCGAGGTCGGGATCGCAGTAGACGACCGGAAGCCGCATCGCCGCCGCCTCCAGCAGCGCCATGCCTTGGGTATCGAAACCCGAAGAGGGGAACAGCAATACATCGTGGACGGCCATCGCGGCCAGGCACTCGGCCTGACCGACCCCGCCGTGCAGGCGCACCCGCGCGCCGAGATCGCGGGCCTCGATCAGCGCCTGTGCCCGATCGGCGAGATCGCCGGAGCCGTAGATGTCGAACTCGCAGTTCGGCACCGCGCCGACCGCCTCGATCGCCTCGATCAGGCGCTTCTCGCCGGAAAGCCGGGCACACCACAGCACCCGTAGCGATCGGGTAGGCGCGGGAGCGAGGTCGCCCGCGGCCGTCGCCCGCGCGCTGTCGAGCAGCTCGTCGTCGATGCCGTTGGAGATCACCCGGAGCGGACGATCCAGGCCGTGGGCGCGCAGTCGCTCGGCGAAATGATTGGTCGGCACGATCACCCGATCCGCCGCGTGTGCCTGGCCGACCATGGTGTGCCAGGCGTGCCTGGCCGCACGGGATTCGTCGTTGCGCGGCATCCGCTTCGGATGCGCGACGAAGCGGCCGTGCAGCCCGCGCATGGTGAGCGCGGCGAGGTACGGGGCGGGGGAGGTGTGCTGGATGAAGACGTCGTCGCGGCTGTGCACGGTGTGCACCACGGGGATGCCGTGCCTGCGGGCGGCGCGCAGCCCGGCGATGGCGACGCCGTAGGTGGTCTGGGTGTGCACCACGTCGACCGGGCCGCGCGCGGCGAACACCGCGTCGATCAACCGGGCGTTGGCCCTGGTCGGCAGCACCATCGCGAATCCGTTCACCACGACACCACCCAGCGCGGGCAACACCACCACGTCGGGGTCGGTATCGACGGCGCCGGGCAGCGGCGCGCAGAACAGGGTGACGCGGTGGCCGAGGCGTTGCAGACCCCGCCGCTGGGCATGCACTGAGGTCTGGATTCCGCCCATGGTGTCGGGATGGAAGTCGGTGAACATCGCGACGTGCATGGCACCACGGTACGGACCGGGCACCCGCTTCGGTCCGCATCCGCGGCCCGCGAGCCGCAGCCGCCCGCCGCGCATTTTCTGTCGTCCCGCGCGCGTGCCTGTCGAAGGACACGCGCGAAAGCATCCTCGGGTGTCCGTTGCGCGTGGGGCGACCTAGGGAGCCGGGTCGCTGCGGGCGCGTTCGCGCTCGGCGGCGGTGGCCAGGTAGTCGCCGAGTTCGCGGCGCAGGGTCACATCGAGCGATCGGGCGAGGGTGGCGTGCACCGAGGCCACGGCGAGCTCGCGCATCTTGCTCAACATCGTTGTGGTGTCGGCGATCTCGCTGCTGGTGTCGGGCAGCCAGCCGGGGCCGTGCTCGTCGATGATGTGCTGTTTGGCGGCCGTGATCATGATGTGGGTGATGTCGTCGATGCGGTCGGCCACTTTGGCGTAGATCTCGATGAGGGTGCGCAGTTCCAGGCCGTATTCGTGCAGCTCGGCGAACGAGGTGAGCAGCTGGGTGTCGGTGAACACCACGGTCTCGCCCTCGAGCCGGACCAGTTTCATCTCGCGCAGCCGGTCCACCAGCTCGTCGGCCTCGGTGCCGAGGATGGTGCCGATCAGCTCGCGCGGCACCTCGAACGTCTCGTCCTTGGCCCAGGACGCCGTCACCGCGTGCTGTAGGCCGAGCACCTCGGTGAGATCCTTTCCGGTCTCCCAGCTGGTGATGAAGTCGGCGATGTGCGCGGTGGTGAAACCGCGCTGCAGCAGTGCGTCGATCAGTCGCAACCGTTCCAGGTGCGAGTTGTCGTAGATGCTGGCCCGGCCGTCCTTGCCGACCGGCGGGGGCAGCAGTCCGCGCTCCTGATAGGCGCGCACGTTGCGGGTGGTGGTGCCCGCGGCGCGCGCGAGATCGTCGATCCGGTACTCCATCGCCTTCACCTCCTTGCCCGCCTCGGTGCCGGAGCCGAGTCTATCGGCCCCGGGCTCCGGCACCGATCAGTCGGCGTCGCGCCGGAAACATCGCCGCTGTGCCCGGCCTCGGCGGGCCGGACACCGCAAACCCGCAGGCTAGGAAACCGCCGCGATCCGCGCCCGGCGCACCTGACCGGCCGCGGGCACCACGGTGTAGTCGGCGAGGTCGACGGTGCGCAGGTGATTGACGTACTGGGTGGCGAAGCCCGGGTACATCGTCGCGTTGAAACCGTCCTCGGTGAGATACCAGCTCTTGCAGCCCGAGTTCCAGGTGGTGCCGGTCAGCCTGCGCTGCATGCCCGCGTTATAACGGTCCTGACGCTCCTGGCGCACGTCGAGGACGCGCAGGTTCTGCTTAAGGATGGTGTCGATGCCCTGCACCAGGTAGTCGATCTGGGCTTCCATGTACACCAGCGCCGAATTATGGCCAGGTCCGGAGTTCGGGCCGAAGGTGAGGAACAGGTTGGGGTACCCGGACACCGCGACGCTCTTGAACGCGTAAGCGCCGCGCGACCATTCGTCGGCGAGCACTCGGCCGTCCCGACCGACCACCGGGATCGGCGTTCCGGTCTTGGACACATCGAACCCGGTCGCGAACACGATGCAATCCGCCTGGTGCTCAATGCCTTCCGCGGTGCGGATGCCGCGCTCGGACAGCGTGGCGATGGGCCAGGTGATCAGCTTGCAGTTGTCCCGCTGCAACGCGGGGTAGTAGTCGTCGGTCATCAGCAGCCGCTTGCAGCCCGCCCTGAAGTCCGGGGTGAGCTGCCTGCGCAGCCACGGATCCCGGACCTGCCTGCGCAATTGAGCCTTGCCGACCAGCTCGACCACCCGGGTGAGCGGGGTGTTCCAGACCACGCCGAGCGCGACCGATTCGTGCCCGTAGAACCAGGCCTGCCTGGCCAGCTGCTCGGCGGCGGGCACCCGGCGATAGAGCTCCCTGGTGAGCGCGTTGGTCCTGCGGTTCACCCGCGGCAGCACCCAGCCCGGCGTGCGCTGGAAGACCTTGACCGAGGCGGCCTTGTCGACCAGCTCCGGAATGATCTGCACCGCACTGGCTCCGGTGCCGACGACCGCGACCTTCTTGCCGGTGAAGTCGTAGTCGTGATCCCAGCGCGCACTGTGGATCTTGTGTCCGGCATAGCTTTCGATGCCCCGGATGTTCGGGAAGCTGGCATTGGCCAGCGGGCCGGAGGCCAGCACCACGGCACGGGCGCGCACGGTCTCGGCGCGGCCCTCGATGGAGATCTCCCACTGCCCGGCAGGCTCGTCGAAGACGATGCCGGTCACGTTGTGGCCGAACCGCAGATGCGGCGCGATCCCGAACTGCGCCACCATCGTCTCGATGTAGCCGAGGATCTCGTTGCTGCCCGAGTAGGTGTGCGACCAGTCCGGGTTGGGTGCGAAGCTGTAGGAGTACAGCCGCGACGGAATGTCGCACGCCGCACCGGGGTAGGTGTTGTCGCGCCAGGTGCCGCCGATGGACTCGCCGCGTTCGAAGATGGCGAAGTCGTCGATGCCCTTCTGCTTCAACCGAATAGCGGCGCCGATGCCGGCGAACCCGCCGCCGATGACGGCGACGTCGAGTGTCTTGGTCGTCATGTCCATCCCGTCAGGCCGCAGGCTCGTAGGTGACTTCCTTGACCCAGGTGGGGTCGCGGCGCAGCAGGGCCTTCGGCACCCGTGCGGTGATCTTCACCAGTGCGTCGGCGAACAGGTGGTACGGGTGGCTGCGGTCGATCACCCAGCCGCCGTGCATCTTCACGATCTGGTACATCGGCAGCCTGCGCGCGAACTCGCTGCGCTCACCGACATTGGCGTAGCGCTTCAGCGCCGTGTACAGCTTCTCCTCGTCGACGCCCATCTCGACGATGTTGTCGCGCATCTTGTTCAGCAGCGGTACGTAACTCAGCACGCCGATGAGCAGCGAGGGCTTCATCCAGCCGCCGACCAGATCGATCAGCAGCTTGCGCACCTGGGAGTGGCCGAGCAGATCCATCACCGCGAAATCGACGGCGAGATGCCGGGATTCGTCGTTGTTGATCTTCTTGAAGGCCTCCTGGCAGACCGGGTCCTCGATCTCGTCCATGATGAATTTGACCAGCGCGCCGTCGAGTGCGACCTCGAGCATCGGGATCACGGTGCCGAGGAACGACAGCGACATGTCGTCGGCGTACTTGTCCAGGAAGTCGATCACCAGCTTGACGTTCACGTTCGGCTGCGGGATCTCGTCGCCCTCGAGCATGCCCCAGCGGCGCATCAGGGCCAGTTCGGCATTGGCGTGCCGCTGCTCCTCGGCATGGAAGTAGCGGTAGATCTCGCGCAGCGTCTCGGTGGGCGCCTTCTTGGCCATGGCGGCGAAGCCGCGCGCCCCGACGTTCTCGATCCACATCAGGTCGGCCATGAACGGCTTGAGCCGGGCGTGCAGTTCGGGCGAGATGGTCTCGGCACCCGGTGCGTCCCAGTCGATGTCGGCCAGCGCCCACTGCCGATTCTTGATCTTGGTGAGCATGTCGTCGAAGTCCATCGCGATGGCCATGTCAGACTCCTGTCTTGTCGGTGACCGACGCGGGGTCGGCGGCGGGGGAGTTGTCCTGGGGCAGTACGCGATCCAGGAGGCCGAGCACATAGGTGTACTGGGCCGGGAAGTAGCGCTTGAGCCGCCAGATCACGTGCGCGTCCAGCTGCGGCAGCACATAGAGCTGACCGCGGTCGTGCGCGTCGAGGGTGTAGCGGGCGACCGTCTCGGGGGAGAACCCGGTCCAGCGCATCAGGGCGTCGGCGAGCCGGGCGGACTGCTGGGTGATCCGGCCGTCCTTGGCCACATTGGTTTTCACGAACGTCGGGCACAGCACGGTGACGGCGACACCGGTGCCGCTCAGCTCGGCGGCCATCGTCTCCGACAGCGCGAGCACGCCCGCCTTCGAGACGTTGTAGACGGCCATCGAGGGCGCGGCGCTGAAGGCCGCGGCGGAGGCGACGTTGATGATGCCGCCGCGGCGGGCGGCGCGCAGCTTCGGCGTGAACACCTCGCAGCCGTGCACCACGCCCCACAGATTGATGCCGAGGGCCCACTCCCAGTCGTCGAAACCGACCTGCCCGACCCGGGTTCCGCCGATGCCGACGCCGGCATTGTTGATCACCAGGGTGATCGGCCGCTCGAACAGTGATTCGGCGAAGCGCGCAAGGTTTTCCACGTCCGCACGCTGGGCGACATCGCAGCGGAACGCGTGCGCGGCGCCGGGGTGTTTGCGTTCGATCAGGGCGACGGTCTCGTCGGCGCGTGTCTCGTCGATATCGGCGCAGATCACGTGCCCGCCGCGGGCGGCGATCTCGACCGCGAAGGCCCGGCCGATGCCGCTGCCCGCGCCGGTCACCACCGCTCGCGCGCCGTGGCTGCGCCGCGGTCGATTGCCCAGTGGCAGTAGGCTTTCCAGTCCGAACATGTCAGCTCACCTTTTCCGAGACGGGGTGGGAGGCCAGCGCGGCGGACAGGAAGTCGGCCGCGCGCGTCAGGGCTCGATCGGCCTCGGGTACCAGCAGCGGCAACGCCTGGAAGACGTGCATCTGGCCCGGCCAGATCTCCAGATCGGCGCTGCCGCCCGCGGCGCGCACCATCGCGCACAGCGCCCGTGCGTCGGCGCGCAGCATTTCGGCGCCGCCGACCTGCACCAGCAGCGGCGGCAACGCGATGCCGTCCGGAATGCTCAGCCGCACCCGCGGTGCATCGGCGGGCAGGCCGCGGGTGTACATGGCGGGCATCCGGCGCGCCGCCGCGGCGGTGATGAGCGGATCCGGTTGCAGCCGTTCCTGTTCGGCGGCCAGGCCAAGGCTCAGATCGAGCAGCGGGGAGAACAACGCGACGCCGGCGGGCGGGGCCATGCCGCGGCGCCCGTGCTCGACGAGCAGGTCGAGCGCGAGGTGCCCGCCGGCCGAATCACCCGCGATGACTAGGTTTTCCGGCGCGTATCCGTGCTCGAGCAGCCAGCGGTAGCCCGCCTCGACATCATCGGCCGCGGCCGGGAAACGGTGCTCCGGAGCGAGCCGATAGTCGATGACGAAGACGGGCAGGTTCGTCTTCCTGGACAGCTGTGCGGCGAGCGCCCGGTGGGTGCGGGCCGAGCAGATGACGTAGGCGCTGCCGTGCAGGTAGTAGACCGCGCGCGGGCCGAAGGGCACACCGGCGGCGCGTACCCATTCCCCGCGCACCGAGCCGGACCGGACCGGTGTGACCTGCGTACCGCGCGGCACCGGGCCCCCGACGGCCATGAAGGTGGCGACGAGCTTGCGAGCGAACCAGACTCCCGGTCCGTTCATCGGCACCGCGCAGTTGAGCTGCCGCAAGC
This genomic interval carries:
- a CDS encoding cytochrome P450, with product MHVAMFTDFHPDTMGGIQTSVHAQRRGLQRLGHRVTLFCAPLPGAVDTDPDVVVLPALGGVVVNGFAMVLPTRANARLIDAVFAARGPVDVVHTQTTYGVAIAGLRAARRHGIPVVHTVHSRDDVFIQHTSPAPYLAALTMRGLHGRFVAHPKRMPRNDESRAARHAWHTMVGQAHAADRVIVPTNHFAERLRAHGLDRPLRVISNGIDDELLDSARATAAGDLAPAPTRSLRVLWCARLSGEKRLIEAIEAVGAVPNCEFDIYGSGDLADRAQALIEARDLGARVRLHGGVGQAECLAAMAVHDVLLFPSSGFDTQGMALLEAAAMRLPVVYCDPDLAETVPEGGGVRTADPSVAAIAATLRELADDPELLAPMRKILTERTDVARQSRLTAAILAVYGELSTAAESAVPPPVPNVPTAPHRRPLLGHTAVVLRDGPRFVTGLAELGPIVRIYLGSRPVYLLTTPELIRAVGFGEAGRFHREELREAIEGVIREASNVLSGKPHELRRRMIAPALRQRRLHEYAVVAADLANTWSASLRPGQQLDLADEAHRVVLDIISSTLFTAEFGAQAKHEVQQNIPWLLGQVIQRAALPAPIRGMRPLANRRFARTARRLRAQLGTVVAEYRRADRDFHDVLSELVRHRDPETGVRLTDEEIIDELLLMLAAGVGSTASILGWVCHEIMRQPRIAAEIRREIREVVGSGPVTAEHVTRLPYLRAVIMETLRYWGPWVSTQTADGPITLGETILPDGATVAFSPYLIHHDPRHYPDPETFDPGRWLPDRVEEIDKKAILPFGVGHRHCPGSGFALMTITLATAALFARWQPVADPLYQVTASNRDFVPAPTRIPVVLHLAP
- a CDS encoding MerR family transcriptional regulator → MPEPGADRLGSGTEAGKEVKAMEYRIDDLARAAGTTTRNVRAYQERGLLPPPVGKDGRASIYDNSHLERLRLIDALLQRGFTTAHIADFITSWETGKDLTEVLGLQHAVTASWAKDETFEVPRELIGTILGTEADELVDRLREMKLVRLEGETVVFTDTQLLTSFAELHEYGLELRTLIEIYAKVADRIDDITHIMITAAKQHIIDEHGPGWLPDTSSEIADTTTMLSKMRELAVASVHATLARSLDVTLRRELGDYLATAAERERARSDPAP
- a CDS encoding flavin-containing monooxygenase, producing MTTKTLDVAVIGGGFAGIGAAIRLKQKGIDDFAIFERGESIGGTWRDNTYPGAACDIPSRLYSYSFAPNPDWSHTYSGSNEILGYIETMVAQFGIAPHLRFGHNVTGIVFDEPAGQWEISIEGRAETVRARAVVLASGPLANASFPNIRGIESYAGHKIHSARWDHDYDFTGKKVAVVGTGASAVQIIPELVDKAASVKVFQRTPGWVLPRVNRRTNALTRELYRRVPAAEQLARQAWFYGHESVALGVVWNTPLTRVVELVGKAQLRRQVRDPWLRRQLTPDFRAGCKRLLMTDDYYPALQRDNCKLITWPIATLSERGIRTAEGIEHQADCIVFATGFDVSKTGTPIPVVGRDGRVLADEWSRGAYAFKSVAVSGYPNLFLTFGPNSGPGHNSALVYMEAQIDYLVQGIDTILKQNLRVLDVRQERQDRYNAGMQRRLTGTTWNSGCKSWYLTEDGFNATMYPGFATQYVNHLRTVDLADYTVVPAAGQVRRARIAAVS
- a CDS encoding ferritin-like domain-containing protein, translating into MAMDFDDMLTKIKNRQWALADIDWDAPGAETISPELHARLKPFMADLMWIENVGARGFAAMAKKAPTETLREIYRYFHAEEQRHANAELALMRRWGMLEGDEIPQPNVNVKLVIDFLDKYADDMSLSFLGTVIPMLEVALDGALVKFIMDEIEDPVCQEAFKKINNDESRHLAVDFAVMDLLGHSQVRKLLIDLVGGWMKPSLLIGVLSYVPLLNKMRDNIVEMGVDEEKLYTALKRYANVGERSEFARRLPMYQIVKMHGGWVIDRSHPYHLFADALVKITARVPKALLRRDPTWVKEVTYEPAA
- a CDS encoding SDR family NAD(P)-dependent oxidoreductase → MFGLESLLPLGNRPRRSHGARAVVTGAGSGIGRAFAVEIAARGGHVICADIDETRADETVALIERKHPGAAHAFRCDVAQRADVENLARFAESLFERPITLVINNAGVGIGGTRVGQVGFDDWEWALGINLWGVVHGCEVFTPKLRAARRGGIINVASAAAFSAAPSMAVYNVSKAGVLALSETMAAELSGTGVAVTVLCPTFVKTNVAKDGRITQQSARLADALMRWTGFSPETVARYTLDAHDRGQLYVLPQLDAHVIWRLKRYFPAQYTYVLGLLDRVLPQDNSPAADPASVTDKTGV